A stretch of Pseudomonas sp. LRP2-20 DNA encodes these proteins:
- a CDS encoding TetR/AcrR family transcriptional regulator — translation MTSPTPVPSRRRLTREARARQLLEVSWALINDEGTDSLTLGRLAEAAGVTKPVVYDHFGTRNGLLAALYEDFDIRQTALFDHAVAAAEPTVQDKARVFANAYVDCVMTQGREIQGVLAALGGSPELVIVKRHYQKALLKKCAEIFAPFTGPVGVSNASLWAMLGAADALSDAAVSGDIAEHEAKEELRLSILQVVQRSA, via the coding sequence ATGACGTCGCCAACTCCCGTACCTTCGCGCCGACGCCTGACCCGGGAAGCCCGTGCACGCCAGTTGCTGGAAGTCTCCTGGGCGTTGATCAACGACGAGGGTACCGATTCTCTCACGCTCGGTCGTCTGGCTGAGGCGGCAGGCGTCACCAAACCGGTGGTCTACGATCACTTCGGAACCCGAAATGGGTTATTGGCTGCACTGTATGAAGACTTCGACATTCGCCAAACCGCCCTCTTCGATCATGCTGTCGCAGCGGCTGAGCCTACGGTGCAGGACAAAGCGAGGGTTTTCGCCAACGCCTATGTCGATTGCGTGATGACACAGGGGCGCGAGATCCAGGGCGTCCTGGCGGCCCTTGGCGGCTCGCCAGAGCTGGTCATCGTCAAACGCCACTACCAAAAGGCCCTGCTCAAGAAATGCGCCGAGATATTTGCGCCTTTCACTGGGCCGGTTGGTGTATCCAACGCCAGCCTCTGGGCGATGTTAGGGGCCGCAGATGCGCTGTCGGATGCTGCGGTATCAGGCGACATCGCTGAGCATGAGGCAAAAGAAGAGTTGCGACTCAGTATCCTGCAGGTGGTTCAACGCAGCGCCTAG
- a CDS encoding NAD(P)H-dependent oxidoreductase, whose translation MHSVIVVAHPNPHSLTHAIAQRIAQSITASDSRHSAQIADLIAEGFDPRFNLADHGLFLKQSAPPADVAAEQERLDRADALVIVYPIYWWSFPAVLKGWIDRVFAQGWAYEEMSNGKLVKKLGHLQVHLVAIGGADEGTYMRHGYTPAMKAQIDHEIFDYCGANVRSSCLLLPSDGHYAEAHLHTAHRIGASIFAPQEPATAGQTCA comes from the coding sequence ATGCACAGCGTGATCGTCGTCGCCCATCCCAATCCCCATTCATTGACTCATGCCATTGCCCAGCGCATCGCGCAAAGCATCACCGCTTCGGACTCCCGACACAGCGCGCAAATTGCTGACCTCATTGCCGAGGGTTTCGATCCGCGCTTCAACCTGGCGGATCACGGACTATTTCTCAAGCAGTCTGCCCCGCCCGCTGACGTTGCCGCAGAACAGGAACGACTTGATCGTGCGGACGCCCTGGTCATCGTCTACCCGATCTACTGGTGGTCATTCCCTGCCGTGCTCAAGGGCTGGATCGACCGCGTCTTTGCGCAGGGCTGGGCTTATGAGGAGATGAGCAACGGTAAGTTGGTAAAGAAATTGGGGCACTTGCAGGTGCACTTGGTGGCCATCGGCGGCGCCGATGAAGGCACCTACATGCGACACGGCTATACACCCGCCATGAAGGCCCAGATAGACCACGAGATTTTTGACTACTGTGGCGCAAATGTGCGCAGCTCCTGCCTACTGCTTCCCTCGGATGGTCACTATGCAGAGGCTCATCTGCACACAGCGCACAGGATCGGTGCCAGTATCTTCGCTCCCCAGGAACCAGCCACAGCGGGGCAAACCTGCGCATGA